In Methylotenera versatilis 79, the DNA window TGACGCATATTAAATAAAATTTCATGAATAAGAATCCCAACAATTAACGCAGCGAAAAATATAATGCCCTTGTGAATATTGAGTCCTAAAATGACGATTGCTGGGCCAGGACATATGCCAGACAAGCCCCATCCAATTCCAAACAAACTACTACCTACGATTAATTTTTGATCAATCTCGGTCTTTTTCACTGTGTGAAATTCGTCACCTAAAATGGCTGATGGCTTATCTTCTGTATAACGAAAAGCCAAATAAGCAATTGGAATGGCGCCTATCATCACAAACATTAATGATGGATCCCAACTGCCAGTAATATCTAGAAATGCTAATACTTTATTAGGATCTGCCATGCCTGAAATTAATAAACCAAGCGCAAATATAACGCCAGATATAAATGCGACAAAGTGTTTGGCAAATGCTGAATTAAATTTTTCCATAGACTAATTTGATAGCGCTACAAAAAGAATTTCTTTACTAAATATACCGTTAACATGCCGAAAGCCATAAAAGTGAAAGTAGCGATAATGGATCTTTTTGATAATCTAGCAATGCCACATATGCCGTGGCCACTAGTACAGCCTGAGCCATAACGACTGCCAAAACCGACTAATATGCCTGAAAAAATCAACACGACTATTGAGGTATCGATACTGATTTCTTGTTTGGCAAAAAATAGTCGCCACAAAACTGAAGTGAATAGCATGCCAAAAACAAATGATAATTGCCAGAAACCGCGGTCTAGCCACGGCCGAAGCGCACCACTTAATACGGATGAAATGCCGGCAATTCGGCCATTAAAAACATATAAAAACGTAACGGATAAGCCTAATATTACTCCGCCGAAATAAGATAAATACGGCGTGAAGTTGGCGTAATCAATGGTCATCAAGCGATTCCAAATAATTTAAACTTAGAGTTTCCATCCATAAGCAATCCCTAGCGAGTTTTGATACATTTTTAAATCAGCTTCTCCGCCACCCAAACCGCTAGGTGGAAAACCTGGCGGGATAGAGTTTGAGCCATTCACTGTATTCTCAAATGCGTGTGTGTACACAAATGACAACTCACTTTTGTTCGCTAAGACCCAAGTTGCACCTAGTGAAAGATGATCTTTCACCACCGCTGGGGCTAAGGTATTGAGTAAAGTATCACCTTTTCCAATTGGCTGATCAACATGATTTAAGCCTGCTCTAAGCGTTAAGTCGTCGCTATAAGCATAGCTGAATCCTAACTTATAAATGTTAGCATCTTTCCAGCCAAAACCTGCGCCATTATCTGAACCCAAGCCATTCGGCAAATTCTGCAATGATGCATTGCCCACCGCATCCACTTCATTGTAATTAATGCGTTGATAATCCGCTGCAATCGTTAATTTAGGCGTCGCTTTAACGGCAATACCTACACCATAAGTGGAAGGAATATCAAAATCCCCTTGTTCAGCAAATAGCCCTTTGTATTTATCGAATTTGGTCATATAAGTGCGACTTTGATAAGTTGCGCCTAACGTAACGGTATCGGTTATTTCGCCAATCCAGCCAACATGCAAACCTGCGCCATAAGAATTATCGTGTCCACGATTGGTTAAGTCATTCGGAGAAGTACTAAACCCACTAAAACCCTGTAGCCCTTTGACTTCAAAGCGTTGGTAGGCTAAATTAACCGAAACACCGATTGTCTGTGATGGCGTCACTTTCCAAGTTGCTGTTGGTGCTGCAAATACTTGAATGAGATCAACTCCAGCGCTTCCTTGGCTGCCAAATAACGGGATGCCATCTTTGTAATCTGAATTCATGCCGCCGTTACCGTACACACTAACCCCTAGCGTTAAGTTAGGGTTAACTTGGCGGTTATAACCAAATTCAGGAATAAAAAAGTGCTTGGTATCATTCGCGCTATACGTGCCATCCACGCCCGGAAAAGCGTTACCTGAAATTTCGGCTTCTCTCTCTGGTTTGAACCAAGTTAAACCAAAATCCACCCTGTCTCCGACAAGTCCAAGTCCGGCAGGATTGGTCGCTGCAGCTAAAGCATCTTGAGGAAAAGCAATCCCCACGCCGCCTATCCCCTGTGACTTAACACCATAACCATGCGAAAAATAACCATCGGTAGCAAATGATTCTGCTGAAAATATAATGAGCAATAAAGGAAGAAGCTTGGCAGAGCTGGTCATATTGATACTCACATTTAAAAAGTTAAATGTAATTTACCAAAATTATGCATATACCAATAAATACTATTAAATTATATTTATATTCTAATTAGCTATTTAGATTGGATATTTGTTAATGATTAACTCCCTCCTTAACATTTCTTAAAATTTTCTGATTGACGACTTTAACTTTCAATATAACGAAGCTTTCTCTACTATCTAATACAATCTGATTAAACCAAGTAAAAAGAAAAATGAGCATTGTCACTAGCTTTTCACCGATATCAAATAAATCAGCCCAAGTACTGATTTTAGGCAGCATGCCTGGGTTAGCTTCACTTAAAGCCAATCAATATTATGCGCATCCGCGTAATAGTTTTTGGCGCATTGTGGCTGACATTTACGGTTTTAACGCAGAGTCTGAATACAACATTAGAGTGCAGAATTTAAAGGTATCTGGGATAGCAGTTTGGGATGTCTTGCAAAGCTGCGAACGATCAGGCAGCTTGGATAGTGCCATCATCAGCGGGTCGCGCATTTGCAATGACTTCGAGTTGTTTTTCGAACAACACCCGCACATCAAGTTAATCGCTTTTAACGGATCAGAAGCTGAAAAGAGTTTTAATCAATTTATTTTACCTAAAATGGGCTTAAGAGAGTTTAACTATAGTCGCCTTCCATCATCCAGCCCTGCTCATACACAAGCTTTAGAACAAAAAATCGCGGCATGGAGGAAAAGTTTGTTGGTAGATTAATTGAGCAATCGTATAACTAATTGATAGTCAGAAATAGGCTGCGCTTTTTATTCCTAGATGATTAAATTAGAATGAAACGAAAATATGGATTTAATTGGCAGATTGCTCTGTGCGAAACTTTGCTGGAATCTGCAATAGTTTCAGAACACAGGTATTATTAATCAGAGATGTACATTTGCGCACGGTTCTTGGAGTTCGTAATGGAAAACAAATCTAACAATAAACGCATGATCAGCAACTCGACTAAAACCGAAGTAGCGAATCATGATTCGCCTATTGAAAACGTCCTATTTACTCAGAATACAAAAATTCAAGCAGTCATCAACTTATTAAGGGAGTTATTCAGTCAATATGATGGCAATCTTACAATGCGATTATGGAATGGTATCGAAGTAAAGTTAGGCAGAATTGCCGAAGAAAGTCCAAAAGCTTCATTTACACTGGTTTGTCTTAACCCAAATATTGTACGAAATATGGTGCTTGGTAGAGATCCACTCCGATTAGCAGATGCATATTTTCACGGAGACATTGATATTGAAGGGGATTTTTTCGCCGCTGTACTTTTAAAAGACCAGTTACATGCGATCAAAATGCCACTATGGAAGCAATTAAAAACAATGATAAGTGCGCTACGTTTGCCCGCGCATATCGACGCACTGGATTCGAGCAACACGCTCACCTATGACCATAAAATCAAAATACATAATAAAATAGAAAATCGTCAGGCAATACAGTTTCATTATGATGTTTCGAATGACTTTTATGCACTATGGCTGGATGATGCAATGGTGTATTCTTGTGCCTACTTTGAGCATTACGATGCTACTTTAGAGCAAGCCCAACAAGCAAAA includes these proteins:
- a CDS encoding DUF6691 family protein — its product is MEKFNSAFAKHFVAFISGVIFALGLLISGMADPNKVLAFLDITGSWDPSLMFVMIGAIPIAYLAFRYTEDKPSAILGDEFHTVKKTEIDQKLIVGSSLFGIGWGLSGICPGPAIVILGLNIHKGIIFFAALIVGILIHEILFNMRQN
- a CDS encoding YeeE/YedE family protein — translated: MTIDYANFTPYLSYFGGVILGLSVTFLYVFNGRIAGISSVLSGALRPWLDRGFWQLSFVFGMLFTSVLWRLFFAKQEISIDTSIVVLIFSGILVGFGSRYGSGCTSGHGICGIARLSKRSIIATFTFMAFGMLTVYLVKKFFL
- a CDS encoding OmpP1/FadL family transporter, which produces MTSSAKLLPLLLIIFSAESFATDGYFSHGYGVKSQGIGGVGIAFPQDALAAATNPAGLGLVGDRVDFGLTWFKPEREAEISGNAFPGVDGTYSANDTKHFFIPEFGYNRQVNPNLTLGVSVYGNGGMNSDYKDGIPLFGSQGSAGVDLIQVFAAPTATWKVTPSQTIGVSVNLAYQRFEVKGLQGFSGFSTSPNDLTNRGHDNSYGAGLHVGWIGEITDTVTLGATYQSRTYMTKFDKYKGLFAEQGDFDIPSTYGVGIAVKATPKLTIAADYQRINYNEVDAVGNASLQNLPNGLGSDNGAGFGWKDANIYKLGFSYAYSDDLTLRAGLNHVDQPIGKGDTLLNTLAPAVVKDHLSLGATWVLANKSELSFVYTHAFENTVNGSNSIPPGFPPSGLGGGEADLKMYQNSLGIAYGWKL
- a CDS encoding DNA-deoxyinosine glycosylase; its protein translation is MSIVTSFSPISNKSAQVLILGSMPGLASLKANQYYAHPRNSFWRIVADIYGFNAESEYNIRVQNLKVSGIAVWDVLQSCERSGSLDSAIISGSRICNDFELFFEQHPHIKLIAFNGSEAEKSFNQFILPKMGLREFNYSRLPSSSPAHTQALEQKIAAWRKSLLVD